One window from the genome of Pseudalkalibacillus hwajinpoensis encodes:
- a CDS encoding iron-containing alcohol dehydrogenase, whose product MNNFTFQNPTKLIFGKGQLEALKTEVPQYGKRVLVVYGGGSIKKNGVYDSVMNTLKEIGAEVFELSGVEPNPRLTTVHKGVDICKENNVDFILAVGGGSVIDCTKAISAGAKYDGDAWDFVTKKAFPEAALPFGTVLTLAATGSEMNPGSVITNWDTQEKYGWGHPLVHPKFSILDPENTYTVPKNHTVYGMVDMMSHVLEQYLHPESNTELQENMQFSVLETVMNTAPKLLEDMQNYDHRATIMLSGTVALNQSLQMGVRGDWASHNIEHAVSAVYDIPHAGGLAILFPNLMRHNLDVNVDKFKRLAVKVLGVSEEGKSDRDVALEGIDKLSAFWSSLGAPNRLADYDIDDSQLDLIADRAMANGAFGNFKSLERDDVMAILKASL is encoded by the coding sequence TTGAATAATTTCACTTTCCAAAATCCAACAAAATTGATCTTCGGTAAAGGGCAGCTAGAAGCGCTCAAAACTGAAGTGCCACAATACGGAAAAAGAGTCCTCGTTGTTTATGGCGGAGGAAGCATCAAGAAAAACGGTGTTTACGATAGCGTAATGAACACACTAAAAGAAATCGGTGCTGAAGTATTTGAACTTAGCGGCGTTGAACCAAACCCGCGCCTAACAACTGTTCATAAAGGTGTCGATATTTGTAAAGAAAACAACGTTGATTTCATCCTAGCAGTAGGTGGCGGTAGTGTTATTGACTGCACAAAAGCGATTTCTGCAGGTGCTAAATATGATGGAGACGCTTGGGACTTCGTAACGAAGAAAGCATTTCCTGAAGCAGCTCTTCCATTCGGTACAGTCCTGACGCTAGCAGCAACTGGTTCAGAAATGAACCCAGGTTCTGTTATCACAAACTGGGATACACAAGAGAAATACGGTTGGGGACATCCACTTGTACACCCGAAATTCTCTATTCTAGATCCTGAGAACACGTATACAGTGCCAAAAAACCATACAGTTTACGGCATGGTGGACATGATGTCTCACGTACTTGAACAGTATCTTCACCCTGAATCAAATACAGAGCTTCAAGAAAACATGCAGTTCTCTGTACTTGAAACAGTGATGAACACAGCTCCAAAACTTCTTGAAGATATGCAAAACTACGACCACCGTGCAACAATCATGTTGAGCGGTACAGTAGCGCTAAACCAATCTCTACAGATGGGTGTTCGCGGTGACTGGGCTTCTCATAACATTGAACACGCAGTATCAGCTGTTTATGATATTCCACACGCTGGTGGACTTGCAATTCTCTTCCCGAACTTGATGAGACATAATCTTGACGTGAACGTTGATAAGTTCAAGCGTCTTGCTGTCAAAGTTCTTGGCGTAAGCGAAGAAGGTAAATCAGATCGCGATGTTGCGCTTGAAGGTATCGACAAGCTAAGTGCGTTCTGGAGCAGCCTTGGTGCACCAAACCGTCTTGCTGATTACGACATTGACGATAGCCAGCTTGATCTTATCGCTGACCGTGCGATGGCTAATGGGGCGTTTGGTAATTTCAAATCCCTTGAGCGCGACGACGTGATGGCGATTTTGAAGGCTTCTCTATAA
- a CDS encoding DUF378 domain-containing protein, protein MSTLQRFALALVIIGAVNWGLIGFFQFDLVAAIFGGQNAALARIVYGLVGLSGLYCLTLLFKPTEELSHDPDRATT, encoded by the coding sequence ATGAGCACATTACAACGATTTGCTCTTGCGTTAGTGATCATCGGAGCAGTCAACTGGGGTCTCATTGGATTTTTCCAATTTGACCTTGTCGCGGCTATATTCGGTGGACAAAATGCTGCACTTGCTCGAATTGTCTATGGCCTAGTCGGGCTAAGTGGACTATATTGCCTAACACTACTTTTCAAGCCGACAGAAGAGCTTTCACATGACCCTGATCGCGCAACAACATAA
- a CDS encoding sodium-dependent transporter: protein MKSNDQWSSRFGFILASAGSAIGLGALWKFPYMAGTNGGAAFFLVFLLFTVLVGAPMLLAEFVVGRHSQQNAVSSYESISGKASWKWLGYLGVIASFIILSFYSVIGGWVITYLTRSFSGSLTGLQNSRYEELFGEVIGSPATALLTQALFLAITVAIVQFGIQKGIETASRYMMPALFILFLVLVVRSLSLDGAMEGVSFFLKPDFSMLSAEGVLDALGQSFFALSVGISLMVTYSSYLDRKADLTGSVVSVVSLNVLISFLAGLAIFPAVFAFGFEPTEGPGLIFTVLPAVFNQMTFGGLFFTVFLALLLFATLTSAFSLMEIIVSTVTHGKENRKKVSWIAGFCVFLLGIPSALSFGVLGDISIFGRTIFDTMDFLASNLLMPIGALLISIFVSRKMKKEILADEVMMSSKIGRVVFPLWYGLIRYFVPAAITIVLVTSLLSY, encoded by the coding sequence ATGAAATCAAATGATCAATGGTCGTCAAGATTCGGATTTATTTTGGCTTCAGCTGGATCAGCTATCGGGCTTGGTGCACTGTGGAAATTTCCATATATGGCGGGTACAAACGGTGGAGCAGCATTTTTCCTTGTTTTTCTTCTTTTCACTGTTTTAGTCGGCGCTCCAATGCTTCTTGCGGAATTTGTTGTTGGGAGGCACTCACAACAAAATGCCGTTTCTTCTTATGAATCAATTTCCGGGAAAGCAAGCTGGAAATGGCTTGGTTATCTGGGCGTTATCGCCTCTTTCATTATTCTTTCCTTCTATAGTGTCATTGGAGGATGGGTGATTACGTACTTAACAAGAAGCTTCTCTGGTTCACTTACAGGACTTCAAAATAGCCGTTACGAAGAGTTGTTTGGAGAAGTCATTGGAAGTCCTGCAACCGCTCTCCTAACACAGGCTCTATTCTTAGCGATAACAGTAGCCATTGTGCAGTTTGGGATTCAAAAAGGGATCGAAACAGCAAGCCGTTATATGATGCCAGCTCTCTTTATTCTTTTTCTTGTGCTTGTTGTGCGTTCGCTTTCTCTTGATGGCGCAATGGAAGGGGTCTCCTTCTTTTTAAAGCCTGATTTCTCTATGCTATCAGCAGAAGGTGTTCTTGATGCCCTTGGCCAATCTTTCTTTGCGCTCAGCGTCGGGATCTCCTTAATGGTTACGTACAGCTCTTATCTTGATAGAAAAGCTGATTTAACAGGATCAGTAGTATCAGTCGTTAGCCTGAACGTGTTAATCTCATTTCTAGCTGGACTTGCCATCTTCCCTGCTGTTTTTGCATTTGGATTTGAACCCACAGAAGGACCTGGACTTATTTTCACTGTTCTTCCTGCTGTTTTTAATCAAATGACGTTTGGCGGTTTGTTTTTCACAGTTTTTCTAGCGCTTTTGCTCTTTGCAACGTTAACATCAGCATTTTCTTTGATGGAAATCATTGTTTCTACAGTGACGCATGGTAAAGAAAATCGTAAGAAAGTTTCCTGGATCGCAGGATTCTGCGTATTCTTACTCGGGATTCCTTCCGCTTTGTCATTTGGTGTCCTTGGAGACATTTCCATATTTGGCAGAACAATATTTGATACGATGGACTTTCTGGCAAGTAACTTATTAATGCCTATCGGTGCTCTTCTTATCTCTATTTTCGTTTCTCGGAAAATGAAGAAAGAAATATTAGCGGACGAAGTAATGATGTCTTCTAAAATAGGGCGGGTCGTCTTCCCACTCTGGTATGGTTTAATTCGTTACTTTGTCCCAGCTGCCATTACAATTGTCCTCGTTACATCTTTACTTTCATATTAA
- the yugI gene encoding S1 domain-containing post-transcriptional regulator GSP13, with protein MAEQYNVGDIVEGKVTGIKPFGAFVAIDDQKQGLVHISEISHGYVKNIEDQLTVGDEVKVKILNIEEGSGKISLSIRATQPKPERPERKPRPAAPSGGNKKPQQTSSPQGFNTLEDKLKDWLKESNDRQAQLNKRLKK; from the coding sequence ATGGCAGAGCAATATAACGTCGGTGATATCGTTGAAGGGAAGGTAACTGGTATTAAGCCTTTTGGTGCTTTCGTTGCAATTGACGACCAAAAGCAAGGACTAGTTCACATTTCTGAAATCTCTCACGGGTACGTAAAAAATATCGAAGATCAACTTACTGTAGGAGACGAAGTTAAGGTGAAAATCCTTAACATTGAAGAAGGTTCCGGTAAAATCTCTCTTTCAATCCGTGCTACTCAGCCTAAACCTGAGCGTCCGGAAAGAAAGCCTCGCCCGGCAGCACCGAGCGGCGGAAACAAGAAACCACAACAAACTTCTTCTCCACAAGGCTTCAACACGCTTGAAGATAAGCTAAAAGACTGGTTGAAAGAATCTAACGACCGTCAAGCTCAATTGAACAAGCGTCTGAAGAAGTAA
- a CDS encoding cell wall-active antibiotics response protein encodes MKRIQTGRFLAAIFFVALGIFLLLINIGIISMEMTEAIVYFYPFLLFLLGGKYFFDALLPSTRRKKWTTGVLLLTFGLLLILDRFELIDFSFWSIWKLWPLIFVMIGFKFLGRYRKSQGFSLVKDHSYNKPNWQVHTMNDWSFVCDYNFDFSTTLIPEEETVITLSGFVGDINIIFPDDIPFKIDGTAHVLSATIDQHNQDNVGKGHALTYKTDDFDDALQRIVFYLDFSVLDLRVDRI; translated from the coding sequence ATGAAACGTATACAAACTGGACGATTCCTCGCCGCGATTTTTTTCGTTGCTCTCGGAATCTTTCTTCTTCTTATAAATATCGGCATTATTTCCATGGAAATGACGGAGGCAATTGTCTATTTTTATCCCTTCTTGTTGTTTCTGCTCGGTGGAAAGTACTTTTTTGATGCCCTATTACCTTCAACGAGAAGGAAGAAATGGACAACCGGTGTGCTACTACTCACCTTTGGACTACTTCTGATCCTTGATCGTTTCGAATTAATCGACTTTAGTTTCTGGAGTATTTGGAAACTATGGCCGCTTATATTCGTAATGATTGGCTTTAAATTCCTAGGGAGATATCGAAAAAGCCAGGGATTCAGTCTCGTGAAAGACCATTCCTATAATAAGCCAAATTGGCAGGTTCATACGATGAATGATTGGAGTTTTGTGTGCGATTATAACTTCGATTTTTCAACGACACTTATCCCAGAGGAAGAAACCGTCATTACGCTGTCAGGATTTGTTGGTGATATTAATATTATTTTCCCAGATGATATCCCATTTAAAATTGACGGCACAGCCCATGTACTTTCGGCTACAATTGATCAGCATAACCAGGACAACGTCGGAAAGGGTCACGCCTTAACTTACAAAACAGACGATTTCGATGACGCTCTCCAACGAATCGTATTCTATCTTGACTTCTCCGTACTTGATTTACGAGTTGATCGGATTTAG
- a CDS encoding alpha/beta fold hydrolase, producing MSIPSKERIQIDNVTLAYEYYKHTNPHVHTLVFIHGFLSSSFSFRKLLPLLKKNYHLLCFDLPGFGESEKNCDIHYSLHEYAALTNRLLERMQISKAILIGHSMGGQIALRACIQHPERIEKLILLCSSSYIKSSSLAIRLCSYLPFFPLCLSLSMSAINLRKNFEHLVYDHKLLTQEVIDGYTSSFNEKGFFLALSRLIRDREEDLSTSTLNKINFPTLLIWGTDDHLVPIRVGERMKKDLPDADLLTLSHTGHLIPEERPVEVSQAIHQFLQK from the coding sequence ATGTCTATCCCGAGTAAGGAACGGATACAAATCGACAACGTGACGTTAGCATATGAGTATTACAAACATACTAACCCTCATGTCCATACACTTGTCTTCATTCATGGCTTCCTTTCTTCTTCCTTTAGTTTTCGTAAGCTTCTTCCCCTTCTTAAAAAGAACTATCACTTATTGTGCTTTGATTTACCAGGCTTCGGCGAGAGCGAAAAGAACTGTGATATCCATTATTCGCTTCATGAGTATGCTGCTCTTACAAATCGACTTCTTGAACGAATGCAGATTTCAAAAGCTATCTTGATTGGACATTCAATGGGCGGACAAATTGCTCTTCGCGCGTGTATTCAGCACCCAGAAAGAATTGAAAAGCTTATTCTCCTATGTAGCTCAAGCTATATTAAATCTTCTTCATTAGCTATTCGATTATGCTCTTATCTCCCTTTTTTTCCACTTTGCCTTAGCTTATCAATGAGTGCCATTAATTTAAGAAAGAATTTTGAACATCTCGTTTATGACCATAAGCTACTCACGCAAGAAGTCATCGACGGCTACACATCGAGTTTTAATGAAAAAGGTTTCTTTCTTGCGCTTTCTCGCCTCATACGAGATCGAGAAGAGGATTTATCTACGAGCACATTAAATAAAATTAATTTCCCTACCCTCTTAATTTGGGGAACCGACGACCATCTTGTACCTATACGCGTAGGTGAACGCATGAAAAAAGACCTGCCTGACGCAGATCTTCTTACCCTCTCTCATACTGGACACCTTATCCCAGAAGAAAGGCCTGTGGAAGTGTCACAAGCCATTCACCAGTTCTTACAAAAATAA
- a CDS encoding HAMP domain-containing sensor histidine kinase gives MNKSTLRWKLFKSLLYTALFTGVLYFLVIQIALFFQPNAVSVLFSLLSPLLVMVLVVLLGSYFSYKDTLSIRNRLEDISTQIIILSRGKFTEKMKMTDKDEIGRISSELNELADKLQKQVTSLQNLVNQKADLAEKARGAAIIEERQRLARDLHDAVSQQLFALNMMSSASIKMMDRDIETAKSQMLDVADLASKAQVEMRALLLHLRPIHLSEDSLSEGVRKLVDELERKSGVTFHVTLDDLPELSSGIDENLFRIVQESLGNALRHAEASVIRITVKLKKNQFILHIKDNGKGFEMNENKKGAYGLGSMQERCDEIGGQFRISSRADEGTLVEVRVPLEGLNDGRD, from the coding sequence GTGAATAAATCAACGCTCAGATGGAAATTATTCAAGTCACTTCTATATACTGCTTTATTTACTGGGGTACTTTATTTCCTAGTTATCCAAATTGCACTGTTTTTCCAGCCTAATGCCGTATCTGTGCTATTCAGTTTATTATCACCGCTTTTAGTCATGGTTCTTGTGGTTCTGTTAGGAAGCTATTTCAGCTATAAAGATACGCTCTCCATCAGAAATCGACTTGAAGATATCTCCACCCAAATCATCATTCTTTCGAGAGGCAAGTTCACTGAAAAAATGAAAATGACAGACAAAGATGAAATTGGTCGGATTAGTAGTGAATTAAACGAACTGGCCGACAAGCTGCAGAAGCAAGTAACCTCTCTACAGAATTTAGTTAACCAAAAAGCTGACTTAGCTGAGAAAGCAAGAGGAGCAGCTATTATCGAGGAACGTCAACGACTTGCAAGAGACCTTCATGATGCTGTCAGTCAACAGCTTTTCGCGTTAAATATGATGTCCTCTGCTTCCATAAAGATGATGGATCGAGATATTGAAACGGCTAAATCACAAATGTTGGATGTCGCAGACCTCGCAAGTAAAGCACAAGTTGAAATGCGAGCCCTTCTTCTCCACCTCCGCCCGATTCACCTATCTGAAGATTCATTAAGCGAAGGAGTGAGGAAGCTTGTCGATGAGTTAGAAAGAAAATCTGGAGTTACCTTTCACGTCACACTTGATGATCTTCCGGAGCTTTCTAGTGGTATTGATGAGAATTTATTCCGAATCGTTCAAGAAAGCCTCGGGAATGCTCTCCGGCATGCCGAAGCATCTGTGATTCGAATTACAGTTAAACTTAAGAAGAACCAGTTTATATTACATATTAAAGATAATGGAAAAGGGTTTGAAATGAATGAGAACAAAAAAGGAGCATACGGACTAGGTTCTATGCAGGAGCGATGCGATGAAATCGGCGGACAGTTCCGCATCTCTTCTCGCGCTGATGAAGGAACCCTGGTTGAAGTACGTGTGCCGTTGGAGGGTTTGAACGATGGCAGAGATTAA